In Candidatus Methylomirabilota bacterium, the genomic window AGCGCGTGCGGCGCGTCGCCGCGGCGCTGCTCGAGACCCACGAGGCCGACGTCGAGCTCCGCGACGGCCGAGCGACGGTGCGCGGCACCGACAGGACCCTCGCGCTCGGCGACCTCGCCCGGGCCGTCCACTTCCGGTCGAACGAGCTGCGCGGCGTCGAGCCGAGCCTCGAGGCGACGGTCCACTACACGAATCCGGGCGCCTGGACCTTCACCAACGGCGCTCACCTGGCGATGGTCGAGGTGGACCGCGACACGGGGCGCGTCCGAGTGCTCAAGTACGTCGCGGTGGACGACTGCGGGACGCTCGTGAACCCGGCGCTCGTCGACGGCCAGGTGCAGGGCGGCGTGGCGCAGGGGATCGGCGGCGCGCTCTGGGAGCACTGCGTCTACGACGACGCGGGCCAGCTCCTCACGGCGACCCTGATGGACTACGCGGTGGCGAGCGCCGCCGACCTGCCGCCGATCGAGGTTCACCACCTCGAGACGCCCGCGCCCGGGCTCGCCGGCGGCTACAAGGGCGCGGGAGAAGGGGGAACCGCGGGCGCGCCCGCGGCGATCCTCAACGCCGTGAACGACGCTCTGGCGCCATGGAACGCGATGATCACGGATCAACCCGTGACCGCCGAGCGCGTCCTCGCCGCGCTCTCGGGCGCGCGCGCGTGAGGCGATGGGGCTCAGGCGCGTGCCCTATCGGAGCCTGGCGGCCCTGCTCGCGCGGGAGCTCGTCGTCGGCGAGGAGCCCGCGACGGCCGCGCTCGTCGCCGAGCTCCGCCACGTGAAGCGCAGCGGCCGGTTCACCCGCGCCGAGTTCCTGGCGATGTGCCGCTGGAAGAGCCCGCGCGCGATCCGCCACTGCCGCCGCAACTCCGCCGCGGCGATCCGCCGCGTGTCGCGCGCGGTCTTCGCGACCCGGAGTGAGCGGCGGCGCATGGAGCTCCTCACCGGGCTCCACGGCGTGAGCGTGCCGACGGCCTCGGCGATCCTCACGCTCGTGGCCCCGCGGCGCTACGGCGTCCTCGACATCCGCGCCTGGCAGCTCCTGTTCGGGCTCGGGCGCTTCCGCCGCAAGCCCGCGGGGCGCGGGTTCGCGCTCCGCGACTGGCTCGACTATCTCGCCGAGCTCCGGCGTCACGCGCGGCGCCTCGGCGTCTCCGCGCGCGCGGTCGAGCTGACGCTCTTCCTCTGCCACCGGCGACTGCAGAAAGGACGGCTCTACGCATGATCCGGAACGTCGTGACCACGCGCGACCGGGTGCGGATCCACTACCGGCGGCTCGGGCGGGGCCCGGGCCTGGTGCTGCTCCACGGCTACCCGCAGACGGGCCACATGTGGCGCAAGGTGCTCGCCGCGCTCGCCGAGCGCTTCACCGTCGTGGCGCCGGACCTCCGCGGCTACGGCGACTCCGACCGTCCCGCCGCGGGCTACGACAAGCGCACGATGGCCGCCGACGTCGCCGACGTGATCACCGCGCTCGGCATCGGTCCCGTGGTCCTCGTCGGCCACGACCGGGGCGGGCGCGTCGCCCACCGCTTCGCCCTCGATCACCCGGCGCTCCTCACGCGCCTCGTGATCCTCGACATCGCGCCGACCTACGACGTCTTCACGTCCACCGACATGAAGAGCGCGCGCGCCCGCTGGCACTGGTTCTTCCACCAGGTGCCCGACCTGCCCGAGGCCCTCACCGCCGGGCGCGAGGACGTCTACCTGCGCTCCATGTACCGGTCGGGTGCCCACAATCCGGCCGCGATCGAGGAGGAGGCGGTCCAGGAGTACGTGCGCTGCTTCCGCCAGCCGGGCGCGATGCGCGCGGGGTTCGAGGACTACCGCGCGGGCGCGACGCTCGACATGGAGCACGACGGCGCCGACCGCGACAAGAAGATCGGCGTCCCGACGCTCGTGCTCTGGGGCGGGGCCAGGGCCGCGCAGGCGCCCGACATGCTCGGCGTCTGGCGGGCGCGCTGTGCCGCCACGGTGGAGGGCTTCGCCGTGCCCGAGTGCGGCCATTACATCCCCGAGGAGCGGCCCGACGTCGTGATCGACGCGGTGCTCAAGTTCGGCGGGGTGCGCTGATGCGCCTGACGAAGAAGGTCGCGCGGCTGATCGACCGGGAGCGGGTCTGTCGCGTCGCGACGGTGGGCCGCCGCGGCGTGCCGCACCTCGTCCCGGTCTGCCAGGTGGTCGCGGGCGGCAGGATCTACTTCGCCTCGGGCCACGACGGCAAGAAGGCGCTGAACCTCGCCGAGAACCCGCGCATCGCGCTCACCGTGGACCTCTACGCCGAGGACTGGACGCACCTCGCGGGGGCGATGGTCCAGGGGCGCGCGGCGCTGATCCGGCGCGGGGCGAAGTTCAGGAAGATCCGCGCGCGGCTCTACCGGAAGTATCCCCAGTACCACAGCGAGGCCGCGCTCGACGCGTCGGACTCGGTCGTCGTCGAGGTGACCCCGGTGCGGGTGTTCAGCTGGGGCTTGAGATAGGGGACACCTCCCGGCGCATCTACCCCGCCGTGGAGGTCCGGTTCCGCCCCGAGTTCTTCGCGCGGTAGAGCGCCTCGTCCGCGGTGCGGATCACGTCGTCGGGGAGGGCGCCGTCGCCACGCGGCCCGGCGACGCCGATCGAGACCGTGACGGCGAGGCGCCGGCGTCCGCCGGACGGCCGCGGATGCTTCGGCTTCTTCGCGGGGCGGTTCCCCCCGCGCAGCGTGAACGTCGAGCGCTCGATCGCCTTCCGGAAGGCCTCGAGGTGCGGCAGCGCCTCCCCGACCGAGCCGCCCGGAAAGAGGACGGCGAACTCCTCGCCCCCGTAGCGGTGGGCCCGCCCGCCGCCGCCGATGTCCTCGAGCGCCGCGCCGAGCTTCCTGAGGAGCTGGTCGCCCACGTCGTGGCCGTGCTCGTCGTTGAAGCGCTTGAAGTGATCGATGTCCACCATGGCGATCGCGTAGTCGCCGCCGAGCCGCCCGAGCGCCTCGTCGAGCGCGCGGCGGCCGGGGAGGCCGGTGAGCTCGTCCAGGTAGG contains:
- a CDS encoding alpha/beta hydrolase; its protein translation is MIRNVVTTRDRVRIHYRRLGRGPGLVLLHGYPQTGHMWRKVLAALAERFTVVAPDLRGYGDSDRPAAGYDKRTMAADVADVITALGIGPVVLVGHDRGGRVAHRFALDHPALLTRLVILDIAPTYDVFTSTDMKSARARWHWFFHQVPDLPEALTAGREDVYLRSMYRSGAHNPAAIEEEAVQEYVRCFRQPGAMRAGFEDYRAGATLDMEHDGADRDKKIGVPTLVLWGGARAAQAPDMLGVWRARCAATVEGFAVPECGHYIPEERPDVVIDAVLKFGGVR
- a CDS encoding pyridoxamine 5'-phosphate oxidase family protein; translated protein: MRLTKKVARLIDRERVCRVATVGRRGVPHLVPVCQVVAGGRIYFASGHDGKKALNLAENPRIALTVDLYAEDWTHLAGAMVQGRAALIRRGAKFRKIRARLYRKYPQYHSEAALDASDSVVVEVTPVRVFSWGLR